From the genome of Nicotiana tabacum cultivar K326 chromosome 17, ASM71507v2, whole genome shotgun sequence:
ccccctcttgtgtggtattgaagttaaaacattaATGGTGCAAATGTCCTCAAAAATATCACACCATTGTAATTTTGCAGGCTATTTATGGCCCGAAAAGCCATCTGAAATGCCCTCCGATAACTGAAATATGATGTCAAATGGCTAACATTGGACTGGGAACAGTCTAGGCAACCAACGAGGCGGTGGTTTAAGTAAAACATGGGTGGATGGAAGAACGAGTGGCCGGCGGAGATGATCACATAATCGAAACTTTGGATTTTGGTCGTCCAAGATTCGTCTATTTCATCGAGATATAAATCAAAAACTGTTTCTGCACTAACCAAAAGGGGTGAATAAAGCAGTGAcatattgaagttgtattctcTGTATTCGCAACGTTTCATTTCGTCTGATGTTACAGGGTTTGCATGCACCTGAAAGAAAGAAATTATCGCTTGACGttctaaaaatatatttatactatcaggtaacatatatatatatgataaggGTGATGAATTACCAAAAAGATAATGTAAGAGATCTACTGCGCGTGACTTAACAGAGTTTACGTACACTTATAGCATATAAAAACAATTACGCTATACAAATAAAAGTCCTAGTAtgtgttttattttaaataagtcTTTTACTAACCCAAAAAAAAGGATCTTACAAGAGCTCGTCTTCTGTTATTAATTAGACATTTTTAATGAAGATAACCATATCCTAAAGAAATTATGTCTGCATTCTTTTTAGTTTTAAATATTCATGTATTTCTATTAGAATTAGGCTACTGTATTTAGTGTTTGAATTAATAGTGATTAAAATAATGTGGAAAGTAGACTTGAAGCAACCATAACCTCGATTAACTGAAGGACGTGGCTTCCCTAAACTACTTCATTAATATTTTTAGATCTAAGAGGTATTGTACACTCTACTCCTCAAATTGTGTGTAGTGATTTGTAAAAGTAATTTtctcaaattatttattattttcttattttactcttagtagtaattgttcttgaagatgaagatgacacatattagaataaatattcaatgaagagaGATTATATGTTAAGACATAAATAAAGGTTAAACTAGTAAAACAACCCTTCTAATTAATGTTTCTTAAGGGTCGTATAAAAGATATCATAAAtacgacaaataatttgagacggagggagtaaaaTATAACGTCGATACAGTGGAAGAAATATAAACTATTTCCTTTTTCCAACTCTCAAGAAGAATATTCAAAATCTGCATCAGCATAAATTTTTAATGCTTAATGCAAAACACATCGTCTAGGATAAATAAGTGTGAACTCAAATTTGATTTTGATTAAATCAAAAATTGTTGTATTTCATTGTgaagaaatatttacactatcACTTTACTTAAAAAGTAACTGAAGCTTActtttaataagtaggattaccTGAAAATAAGATAGATCACATTCTATAACATATTAAAATACACTAAAAATGTTAAATTATTTAtgatgtatataagttaaatccaattaaaaaaaaatagacaaCCGTAGCAACCTGGTCAACAGAAATAGTAAATCATTACGAAATATGAAAATGTAAATTTGAAACTAGAAAGAAAGTGCATGACTTAGATTGTTGAATGAGAAAGATGGCCCTGATGAAAGCGTATATATACCTTGGACAAGAGACATATCAATGCTTGCACATGATTTCTTGCAAGAGAGTCACCGACAAAGGCCATAGATTTATCTCTGACAAGTTCCAAAAATTGACGAGGGTCAAATATTGGGAGTACTGAATAATTGTTGTTCTTTTGGACTCAAGTGACATAAATaggtaaaaaataaaattaggtatcattttatatatagcgcggttttTCAccacgctataccttaacgacatGTTTGTCCATTAAGGTATAGCACGGTGAATAATCACGCTACATTTAAACTCTAAAAGGGCGGGAGATATAGCACATGTATACAGGGCGCTATAGTATAGCGCAGTGAATACATGCCCTATACATACATAAAAACACGGGCCTCCATCTTCCCCGACCAGAACCAGTGCCCTCCCCCTTTCCCCATTCCAGCGGTCCCCCCTCCATTTTTAAAGAAAACAACTCAGTGGAGCCCACCCGTCCCACAAAAAGTGTATCTTCTCCGTATTGTAGCAAGCTAACACCGGATCTAAGGCGTTATTGCATAGTGAATTGCTCGTTTCGgccccaaatcatcaaatcttcacctttcaaaaaaatttaaatcGAGATATTCCGACTTACTTTTTGTTAAAATTCATGTATAAAAAATAcgtattagttatttttttagtgtGATCTATGttttttcgtgattgttttgtgatttaattaattttttattttttattcggATTAGATTATTGTTGTGgtaaaaaattagtaaaatagataaattattattttatgaataattaatgttattagttgttataaaaaaatgcctattagttattttttactgtGTTCTATATTATTTTCatgattgttttgtgattaaattaatttatttttttatccggattagattatttatgtgctaaaagattagtaaaatagataaattattattttatgaataattaatgttatttAGATTTTATTGTTGTACATATATTAATATGTGACTTTATTATTGTTTAGTGCCCTTTAGTGTTATGATATGCCCGTAATTGTAATCTAGTGCtctttagcgtagtaaaacgtagtgccctttagcgtagtatctttgtagttattgaaattaatcatttaattatctgTTAACCCCAAAAATATCTGGAATAAAAGATgttagttcaaacacaaactctctcgaattttagaaaataaatgtaagaaaataacataaataataacaatatttgtcaaactaagtatttttatatgaatacttattaattatatcatgtatagttataaaataagaaacaaatatataaaataagaaacaaacatataaaataataaactaacatatgaaataataaactaacatataaaataataaattaacatataaaataataatataaaaatgtaTCAACTTAAGTAATAATATAGTAAAACTATCGattaatattaatataaaagatattgcaatatatttaaatatgtaaagcaatcaaaaagaaaaatactttaattgaTATTATTCAATTTGTAGACATCGTCATGGAGGTTCCCCTTGTACATCCcggacctgcatctcgagagctacTATTGGTACAGGGCAACCATAGGTCTTCATACATCTGGGATGGGTAGTGTTTGTCCCAGACATTCCGCCCCAGACGTATAGATGATATGTGGGAGTTCATTAGAGACCACCCACTCCATCCCCGTATAGTTAAACGCCTTCAGGATACGGGTTTCTACAGGATCATAGAGATCGGTTGGTTGCAATTCGACTGGGCGTTGATCGCGGCTATGATAGaacggtggcgaccggagacgcacacgtTTCATCTACCCATAGGCGAGGCTACCATCACGCTTGAGGATGTGGAGGTTCTCTTCGGGCTGCCGGTTGATGGATTACctgtggagaacaactatagcgtactgagttattctccactACAACCCCCTCCCTCCCtgaatataatgaaaccctaatttttcgttcttcggacattatgacaaaatgcaaaataatttaacgaaaaaatatttttgaagacaAGGATCTAGAATGAATTTTTAGCTAATTTTAGAACtccttaaataagaaaaaaaccaGTCCGGGGGTACAATAATTGAAGTATAGCGCATGCATAGTATGCGCTACATATTTAGCGGATACATCATAGGCGTTATATCCATATGAATTATTGGTGGTCAGTTAAGTGCATAAGAGTTATTGGTGGGGCATgacattttatatatagcgcgattgtttgtccgttaaggtatagcacGGTGAATAActgcgctatatataaaatgctACATAGTTTTTTTTACCTATTTATGTCGTTTTAATCCAAAATAACTACACTTTGGCTTCAGACTCCAAATATTGGCAGTTCATAGGCATCTGGTTTCCATTTACACTTGAAGAATTTTGCATTAGTCTTCGATTGGAAATTCCATGTGCGTACGGGTACAATTCGGGCTCATGATATATTCCAGCCTCTAACAGGGTAAAACAAGCTCGAGATATGATTGTGAAAGATCGGAATCGAAGCAAGGATATCCTCGAGTCAGAGTACGGGGACCGACCATCTACCCTCGATAATATCAGGGTCATGATTCGAGACCAACCTAAAACCTGAAGGACTTCGGAGAGCGTCGTCGGGTAATCAAGCACGGCCAACAAGAGGCCGCAATATTCGTGACTGGACGGATATCACGACgtgaatcttggcaggaatcgaTGTACAACCGACAATCAATAATAACAGAAGatattttaccttttatagagttatacttagagtaggattcccctactatataaaaggggtttGATAATTCATTAAGCACgttgtaacacgcattccaaattAATATACTATTATTTCCACTGTTATTCTAAGTTTTTCTTTCATTCATCAAATATTGACCGTTGTGAGCCCAGATAGAGGGCAAATAGCTCACTGTGGCTGAAGACATCTTCCctgtgtggtttgaatttactatatttctatttgtttgtttaaaTCGAGTTTAtcgttttgtatcaaattaatctgtgtatccttaaaactacttacaaatttaattgttatccgattttaaggataaacagtttagcgcccactgtggggctaaggataatagtggcaatttgatataaatttccataacacaccctacttcacacttgttctttgaagtgtctttgattttaggTCTGCGTTTAAAATGTCGAACTCCCATTCTTCCCCTCTAAACATGGATGTTGAgtctgacgagcgcaaaacacaatacaaaattattgctcgctagtcaaagatagtatagtttaattatcgtctccacagggattggatttaaacagtattcgaATAATCTTAAGTTGATTACTAtcgaggaaaattaatatttgatTTGATAACTGTTACTACGGTGAACTACTAAAAATTGAGCTAATAACAATTGATCACAAAAGACAGCATATGAGCAACAAGAAAATATCAATGAGAGGGATAAGGGTATTTGACTAGATAGGTGAAAGATAACCGACTCgggatccaattcttgagttaattcactctataatacggttgattctcacgaattcaactGATAATCAGATTACACTTGAAGTTAatgttcctctttcgattaaacgtTAATCCagtaattaatccaattgaaGCACGGTAAACAATTGCAACAAtcaaatgatggttatgatctaaaaggtaacttctcacgaatatttctctattttctagttcgattaacaattcaagaggctctttcgattacctatttgaatcacgaatttaaactagagcataagatgtgaagaaattcaatatcaaactcctctttcgattaagcaaAACAACAAATAACTCACAATACAAATTAAAGCTCTATCAATTAATTCTAACAATTATCAAGAATCGAATCCCTAATCTCGTTATCAAAATACTGTATCTGTCAACACCCTAATAGAAATTACTTCATAACAATGGAGTAATACATCTCAAATAATTTTAAGAACAAAGAAAATATCAGGCTAATGATTTCGATACAAACTCCTATATTATACCAATTGCAGGTTGTAATATTGATGAATTCTTGAGTCTTCTTACCTAGGTTGGTTCTCCAATATTTcgtaggtcaaaagtcccttcaaaatCGTATTTTTGGTTTATTCATACCGTGTATAAACAAGCCCAGACAAAACTACCCCATGTGGCGCGCTAGTGAGGAAATCTAGAGAGCTCGCATTTTTCTTGTCAGGCTACTTTTGCATTATCGCGCTGCGCCTCGCGGCGCCCCATGCAGTGCGGTAGTGTCTATTTCTCAGAGTAAATCCATGTGTTCATATTTTAATATACGGAGTTGGTCCTCGACCCCTCGaacgtgatcccgacttaatttctCAGGCTtctactcagatttcaaagctctaACTTATTCGATTTCGCTCCAAATTACCTAAATAGCTCAGAATCctttcctacaaggcataaacacATAATAAGTATAATTCACTATCGTTTAAGCTCAAACACATGTAAAATACAAtaattagagtgcaatactacggctaaaatacgggtttctagcctaccatcaacaccccacacttaaactatcGTTCGTCCTCGAGAAATCAAACTGCACTTCATCTAGGGATGACCTTTTCATTAAACAACATCCCTAACACATCGTGCCAAGAATGTTTAAAATAAACTAAGCATCCTAACATAACATCCTGACCTCACGACTCGACTCAAAAGTACCACGCATTCTTTTCACAACCTGCGTTTACTTACTCTAGCACAGAGGTCAAAGACTTTACCTTACCTTCACAAGTCATGTGCCCACACacaaacaatagagagtagttccatacaCAATAACGTTCAAGAGCAATTagaaactcaagatagaaagaattcagtcactctcagaaataaaattcatGCGCCACAGAAGatgtaccatatgcttgcccgtagtgtaatactctactaatttgagctcattcaatcaaggatcaagtaggacttaattttggttataatgtaggctgcgggactgGTAGGATACATAtggatatagtgactacacctccttaagcactttaatacatgtACATTAACACATTAAACCCCACACTTGTGTTGAACCAAGTCCCAACGTTCACATCATATTAACACCAAGCtcccaatttctttaagcataGACAAAGTAAGAGATACCACTAGCAAGGACtaattttctttataatatatacaaacactaacattttttctttttctatattcttattttctcttcttcttttttcaattccctacaagtgattctcataaaaataattcaactgTGCACCTTTCCCTTTtctatagttccactcaaaacccAACCATACCTCTACCTAGATTTTACAAACTCATAACAAACccaagtgctcaagagaggtcAACAGTTCAAACAtatagtcaattcaaacaaagaggacaggcttgtagtgtggttgccaaagaaataggattataggctcaaatgGGCTAACTAAGATAAAGATTAATTAGGTGGGCAAAAACATAtatttggctcaacaaagaaatgtctatatcacttcctagactgaataaGACTGCTATTTcttttgcaaacacacagggcaagttctagacatcaactgacatgcacataatatcaacgaaaacctcactcacacattgacacataactcactcaggatcggatCTTTCctgactctctagtcaaagcagttaagcagagTAATGATCAAgcaatttaaggcacttatctAAAAGTGAAGATCTGAGTCTAGGCGTCACGACTAAGGCACTCACCACTCTCAAGGCATATGCAGTAAAGGGAAATTGCTTCAAATTAGCACTATGactcaagattctttattcctataaaacaaaaaattaactacacctggttcaagtaaaacccttggaaaagaatcgcggCACAAAAAAATCAAAGgagaattactacactacctaagaaagtaaaataaaatagaataaaataaaacaaaggatatatttttggattttcaatttttttttgtatttttctcgtTCGACTTCAAATCCCTCAAGTAGCAAGTCGACGAAATTCATCATCAGGAAGATTTGAAACTAAACAGTTAATTACTAACTATTACATGCCGATATAATTCAGAGTTATGATTATAGACCATATTGTCTAAGAAAGcaagaaacaaatcaaacaaaaccaACCGGCAAATAGAAAACAAGTACAAATACAATCAAATAGGAGCACCACACACTTAAGAaattgcattgtccccaatgcaaaaCAGTAAAACAAGAGAGGAAAGGTAACTCCCTAAGGCCCATGGCCTACTCCTCATCAATACCCTCAAAAGTGAGCAAGTACTCTTCTTCATTATAGGGAATAGAGTTGGCGTCCTCATCTGGTAGCATCTGTACTCCAGCAGCTAAGCCCAACCACTATTGCGTGACTGCGGAGAGTGGATGGTCCTCCTGCAGCTCTGCCAAGTGAACTACCCCCCAACCAGCGCGAAGGCACATATCAGCAAATAGCAGCTGCAGTGTCTCCTTAACACGAACAAATCTCTGATctataagaataacaacaacatGGGGGTCTGTCATAGATGTTACATCAAAAGGCTTAAGAGGCCACAAAACCGGAATCTCCCAATCATAATGAAACTCCTCCTCCACATGGTAGGTCGTCAGAAGTTGCGTGATCATACTCGAAAAATATAGGCAGCGGGCCCTAAGTGGTCATACTCGAGATAAGTGCTCAAGCATAGTTTTACCCAGATCAAACTTTATCCGAGTCAGAATAGCATAAATGAGACACATCTTCAACCGGGAGACATCGGTGTCAATCTGGGTAGGTATGATCTTTGCATTAATCAAACGGAGAACGAGTCTAGCGGGACACTGGAAATGGCACTTCTTTATGTCCTTGTGGAACTCATTAGCATCTCACGTCCATGTGGAAAGAGACCCCGTGCCACACAGATGGCGTCTAATATCAGGATGGGGGGTCGACGCAACAACCTCAAGAACAACTTATATTAATACTTCGTGAATCCCATGATCTAATTTATTACCCAAGAAGAAAATGGAATCATCTTGCCTCACACCTCCACTTCATACACTGCATCTAAACTGGCCTCAGGTTGCCAGTTAGCATAAAACACCTTAACCATGTTCACATTCACTAACTCACCGGGACGGAACAAGATTTCAAAACCCATgtatttgatgttgttgtgaatCCTCGAGTATTTCCTGGCTAGCTTATCATCATCAATGCCAACTTCCGGGCCGGGACTCGCCACCCGAACAAAGGTCTGGTACCACATCCTAGCATGAGCTGGCACAACCCGAATGCCATACTTGTCGCTTGGCACTACATCCGCATCAGGATCAATGCGCTTCTCTTCCTCCTCCTCTGGGGCAGGGGGAGGTGCCCCTACCTCCTCGACGGCTACTAGAGGCAACCTCTAAGGTACCTGTGTTAGAACGTTTGCTAGGACGGCGAGACATTGTACCTGCACAAGATGAACAATATTAGACACAACACT
Proteins encoded in this window:
- the LOC142171885 gene encoding protein trichome birefringence-like 19; translated protein: MASSSRNPSSSKNKGKADVAAPPIFSLSGELESVIVEFCIRYQRLPLVAVEEVGAPPPAPEEEEEKRIDPDADVVPSDKYGIRVVPAHARMWYQTFVRVASPGPEVGIDDDKLARKYSRIHNNIKYMGFEILFRPGELVNVNMVKVFYANWQPEASLDAVYEVECKWKPDAYELPIFDPRQFLELVRDKSMAFVGDSLARNHVQALICLLSKVHANPVTSDEMKRCEYREYNFNMSLLYSPLLVSAETVFDLYLDEIDESWTTKIQSFDYVIISAGHSFFHPPMFYLNHRLVGCLDCSQSNVSHLTSYFSYRRAFQMAFRAINSLQNYNGVIFLRTFAPSHFENGTWSNGGDCTKTRPFRRNEMVLDSHNLEFYKIQLQEARIAQKEGRKRGLKFRLFGVTRPMLLRPDGHPSKYGRWTKPNATVLTDCLHWCLPGPIDTWNDFLLQLLKREAADI